The following coding sequences lie in one Arachis hypogaea cultivar Tifrunner chromosome 9, arahy.Tifrunner.gnm2.J5K5, whole genome shotgun sequence genomic window:
- the LOC112712260 gene encoding GEM-like protein 4, producing MKSSFLHELVNGLPIQKSSRRYLPDASGKYNKSFAKSKQGKVNSVLTRMNKFSFAHGIREHVRLGPKITDTVKGKLSLGARIIQVGGVEKVFMQLFSVKEGEKLLKASQCYLSTTSGPIAGLLFISTEKVAFCSERSIKITSPNGEVKRIHYKVLIPVVKIKCVNESQNVEKPSQKYIEIVTEDNFDFWFMGFLTYQKAFRCLQQAVSQAQRTELLN from the exons atgaagtcctcatttcttcatgagctTGTTAATGGACTTCCTATCCAGAAGTCATCAAGGAGATACTTGCCTGATGCTTCTGGAAAATACAACAAGTCTTTCGCGAAATCAAAACAAG GTAAAGTAAATTCGGTTTTGACTCGGATGAACAAGTTCAGTTTTGCACATGGAATCCGAGAGCATG TGAGATTAGGACCAAAGATAACAGATACAGTTAAAGGGAAATTAAGCTTAGGGGCCAGAATTATCCAAGTTGGTGGAGTAGAAAAAGTTTTCATGCAACTTTTCAGTGTTAAAGAGGGAGAGAAGCTTTTAAAAGCATCACAATGCTACTTATCAACCACATCAGGTCCTATAGCTGGTCTCCTATTCATTTCCACTGAGAAAGTTGCTTTCTGCAGTGAGAGATCAATCAAGATCACTTCACCAAATGGAGAAGTGAAAAGAATCCATTATAAG GTGTTGATTCCAGTTGTAAAGATAAAGTGTGTGAATGAAAGTCAGAATGTGGAGAAGCCTTCACAGAAGTACATAGAAATAGTTACTGAGGATAATTTTGATTTCTGGTTTATGGGTTTCTTGACTTATCAAAAAGCATTCAGATGTCTTCAGCAGGCTGTGTCTCAAGCTCAGAGGACAGAATTGTTGAACTGA